In Choloepus didactylus isolate mChoDid1 chromosome X, mChoDid1.pri, whole genome shotgun sequence, a genomic segment contains:
- the PCSK1N gene encoding proSAAS isoform X2, whose translation MARSPLLGGPRAGGFSLLVLLLLGLLRPPPALCARQVKEPRGLGAPSQPMTEAGAPRRFRRAVPRGEAAGAVQELARALAHLLEAERQERARAEAQEAEDQQARVLAQLLGLWGAPRASDPGLALDDDPDAPAAQLARALLRARLDPAALAAQLAPAPAAALRPRPPAYEDGPAGPDAEDTGDETPDVDPELLRYLLGRLLAGNADPEAAAVPRRLRRAAEQDLGPAVPSEGVLGALLRVKRLETPAPQAPARRLLPP comes from the exons ATGGCGAGGTCGCCGCTGCTCGGCGGGCCGCGGGCCGGGGGCTTCAGCCTGTTGGTGCTGCTGCTGTTGGGCCTACTTCGGCCGCCCCCCGCGCTCTGCGCTCGGCAGGTCAAG GAGCCCCGTGGTCTGGGCGCACCCTCGCAGCCCATGACCGAAGCTGGCGCTCCCCGCCGGTTTCGGCGGGCGGTGCCCCGGGGAGAGGCTGCGGGCGCGGTGCAGGAGCTGGCGCGGGCGCTGGCGCACCTGCTGGAGGCTGAACGGCAGGAGCGGGCGCGGGCCGAGGCCCAGGAGGCCGAGGATCAGCAGGCACGCGTCCTGGCGCAGCTGCTGGGCCTCTGGGGCGCTCCCCGCGCCTCCGACCCGGGCCTGGCCCTGGACGACGACCCGGACGCGCCCGCCGCGCAGCTCGCCCGCGCCCTGCTCCGCGCCCGCCTTGACCCTGCAGCCCTCGCAGCCCAGCTTGCCCCCGCCCCCGCCGCTGCTCTCAGACCCCGGCCCCCAGCCTACGAGGACGGCCCCGCCGGTCCCGACGCCGAGGACACCGGCGACGAGACGCCCGATGTGGACCCCGAGCTGCTGAG GTATTTGCTGGGGCGGCTTCTCGCCGGGAATGCGGACCCCGAGGCTGCGGCAGTCCCGCGCCGCCTTCGCCGCGCGGCAGAGCAAGATCTGGGCCCTGCGGTGCCCTCTGAGGGCGTACTGGGGGCGCTGTTGCGCGTGAAACGCCTGGAGACCCCCGCGCCCCAGGCGCCGGCGCGTCGCCTCCTGCCACCCTGA
- the PCSK1N gene encoding proSAAS isoform X3, with translation MTEAGAPRRFRRAVPRGEAAGAVQELARALAHLLEAERQERARAEAQEAEDQQARVLAQLLGLWGAPRASDPGLALDDDPDAPAAQLARALLRARLDPAALAAQLAPAPAAALRPRPPAYEDGPAGPDAEDTGDETPDVDPELLRYLLGRLLAGNADPEAAAVPRRLRRAAEQDLGPAVPSEGVLGALLRVKRLETPAPQAPARRLLPP, from the exons ATGACCGAAGCTGGCGCTCCCCGCCGGTTTCGGCGGGCGGTGCCCCGGGGAGAGGCTGCGGGCGCGGTGCAGGAGCTGGCGCGGGCGCTGGCGCACCTGCTGGAGGCTGAACGGCAGGAGCGGGCGCGGGCCGAGGCCCAGGAGGCCGAGGATCAGCAGGCACGCGTCCTGGCGCAGCTGCTGGGCCTCTGGGGCGCTCCCCGCGCCTCCGACCCGGGCCTGGCCCTGGACGACGACCCGGACGCGCCCGCCGCGCAGCTCGCCCGCGCCCTGCTCCGCGCCCGCCTTGACCCTGCAGCCCTCGCAGCCCAGCTTGCCCCCGCCCCCGCCGCTGCTCTCAGACCCCGGCCCCCAGCCTACGAGGACGGCCCCGCCGGTCCCGACGCCGAGGACACCGGCGACGAGACGCCCGATGTGGACCCCGAGCTGCTGAG GTATTTGCTGGGGCGGCTTCTCGCCGGGAATGCGGACCCCGAGGCTGCGGCAGTCCCGCGCCGCCTTCGCCGCGCGGCAGAGCAAGATCTGGGCCCTGCGGTGCCCTCTGAGGGCGTACTGGGGGCGCTGTTGCGCGTGAAACGCCTGGAGACCCCCGCGCCCCAGGCGCCGGCGCGTCGCCTCCTGCCACCCTGA
- the PCSK1N gene encoding proSAAS isoform X1 translates to MEGVCKSEPRGLGAPSQPMTEAGAPRRFRRAVPRGEAAGAVQELARALAHLLEAERQERARAEAQEAEDQQARVLAQLLGLWGAPRASDPGLALDDDPDAPAAQLARALLRARLDPAALAAQLAPAPAAALRPRPPAYEDGPAGPDAEDTGDETPDVDPELLRYLLGRLLAGNADPEAAAVPRRLRRAAEQDLGPAVPSEGVLGALLRVKRLETPAPQAPARRLLPP, encoded by the exons ATGGAGGGTGTGTGCAAATCG GAGCCCCGTGGTCTGGGCGCACCCTCGCAGCCCATGACCGAAGCTGGCGCTCCCCGCCGGTTTCGGCGGGCGGTGCCCCGGGGAGAGGCTGCGGGCGCGGTGCAGGAGCTGGCGCGGGCGCTGGCGCACCTGCTGGAGGCTGAACGGCAGGAGCGGGCGCGGGCCGAGGCCCAGGAGGCCGAGGATCAGCAGGCACGCGTCCTGGCGCAGCTGCTGGGCCTCTGGGGCGCTCCCCGCGCCTCCGACCCGGGCCTGGCCCTGGACGACGACCCGGACGCGCCCGCCGCGCAGCTCGCCCGCGCCCTGCTCCGCGCCCGCCTTGACCCTGCAGCCCTCGCAGCCCAGCTTGCCCCCGCCCCCGCCGCTGCTCTCAGACCCCGGCCCCCAGCCTACGAGGACGGCCCCGCCGGTCCCGACGCCGAGGACACCGGCGACGAGACGCCCGATGTGGACCCCGAGCTGCTGAG GTATTTGCTGGGGCGGCTTCTCGCCGGGAATGCGGACCCCGAGGCTGCGGCAGTCCCGCGCCGCCTTCGCCGCGCGGCAGAGCAAGATCTGGGCCCTGCGGTGCCCTCTGAGGGCGTACTGGGGGCGCTGTTGCGCGTGAAACGCCTGGAGACCCCCGCGCCCCAGGCGCCGGCGCGTCGCCTCCTGCCACCCTGA
- the ERAS gene encoding GTPase ERas: protein MALPTKSSIFNLGLGTWNLSSQEERHRSLARCQGVSQQLPEYKAVVVGASGVGKSALIIQLNYQCFVEDHDPTIQDSYWKEVALGRGGCILNVLDTAGQATHRALRDQCVAIGDGVLGVFALDDPASLTQLQQMRATWGPHYTQPLVLVGNKCDLVTSAGDAHAAAAALAQSWGTPFVETSAKTRQGVEEAFSLLVHEIQRVQEAMAGAQGERAQPQKITCRCGCSVA, encoded by the coding sequence ATGGCACTGCCCACGAAGTCTAGCATCTTCAACCTGGGCCTGGGCACATGGAACCTTAGCTCCCAGGAGGAGAGGCACAGGTCTCTGGCACGCTGCCAGGGTGTCAGCCAGCAGCTACCCGAGTACAAGGCGGTGGTGGTGGGTGCCAGCGGCGTGGGCAAGAGCGCACTGATCATCCAGCTGAACTACCAGTGCTTTGTGGAGGATCATGACCCCACGATCCAGGATTCCTACTGGAAGGAGGTGGCCCTGGGCCGTGGGGGCTGCATCCTGAATGTGCTGGATACAGCAGGGCAGGCAACCCACAGGGCTCTGCGTGACCAGTGTGTGGCCATCGGTGACGGTGTGCTGGGGGTCTTTGCCCTCGACGACCCCGCCTCTCTAACCCAGCTGCAGCAGATGCGGGCCACCTGGGGCCCTCACTACACCCAGCCCCTCGTCTTGGTGGGCAACAAGTGCGACCTTGTGACCTCTGCTGGAGATGCTCATGCTGCCGCTGCAGCCCTTGCCCAGAGCTGGGGGACCCCCTTCGTGGAGACCTCAGCCAAGACCCGCCAAGGTGTAGAGGAGGCCTTTTCCCTGCTTGTCCATGAGATCCAGAGGGTCCAGGAGGCCATGGCAGGGGCCCAGGGGGAGAGGGCCCAGCCCCAGAAGATCACTTGCCGCTGTGGCTGCTCTGTGGCCTGA